The Blastopirellula marina genome contains the following window.
GGCCCGACAGCAAATCGAAGTTGAGCGGCAAAAGCGACTCTCACACAAACGCATTCCAGAGTCGTTCGACTTCACTCGGCTGACGCAGATGCGGAATGAAGCTCGTGAGAAGCTGGTCCGCATCCGTCCTACCACGGTTGCCCAAGCCGAGCGAATTAGCGGGATTACCCCGTCCGACATTGCCCTGTTGCTGGTTTATCTTGACGGGCGGATGGCCCCAAAATCCTCCTAAGTTGGGGATATTGGTAGGTTTGCTATCAGTAGCTTGGCAGCAAAAACGAACAAAATTTCGCGTGCTGTCACTCTTGCATCGAAGCGTATTGTGATTAGGCAAAATATTAGCCAACGAGACGCTTTTATTCGCAAGCTGTTGTCTTTATTGAACTTACGCATTCCACATCAATCTTGACGTGGCAATCTGGGACGATATAATTCCGGCATCTGGCAAATTCGGTAAACAGGGCATATCCGGACGATGAGCGGAAATGCTGGGTTTACTGAGGGGTGGAACGATTACACACCTTCCAGAGAATTAGGGTTTTAAACGGGATGTACTCGTTTGACACGGATGCGCAGAGCGCGAGGATGCTCGAACAACGTGGCGGCCTCCAACCTCACTTATCGCATTGGTTGGCAAACACGCTAGGGATAGGATGACAGCACATGAAAACAGTCTTTACGACCGGTGAAGCGGCGAAGATCTGCAAGGTCAGCCAACAAACGATCATTCGTTGCTTCGACTCGGGGCAATTGAAAGGATTTCGCGTCCCAGGTAGCCGGTTTCGACGTATCCCGCGCGACCAACTTTACAACTTCATGCGTGAAAACGGTATTCCAACCGACGCTCTGGAAAGTGGCAAGCGGAAAGCCCTGATCGTTGACGACGACGTCGATCTTGTGGAACTGCTCGTCGACGCTTTCGAACGTGACGGCCGTTTTGACCTGCGGACCGCCAACAACGGCTTTGACGCGGGGATGCTGGTCAAGGAATTCCACCCCGACATCGTCGTGCTCGACATCATGCTGCCCGACATTAACGGTAAGGAAGTCTGCCAACGAGTTCGCATGGATAAGACGATGGAAGACGTCAAAATCCTTTGCATCTCCGGTATGATCGAACAAGATAAGGTCGCCGACCTCATGGCTTGCGGTGCCAACGAGTTTATGCAGAAGCCTTTCTCAGTCGAAGCCCTCGTCGACAAGGCCTGCAACATGCTCGACATGGAATCGGTAAACTCCTAATCGCCTTCCATTCAATTCCTACAAATCATCAACCCGCGGGCTCATTCGGGGCCCCGTGCGGCTGTGAGCGTTCATCCCACCTGTTATGAACGCTTCGATTGGACGCTACCGCTTCCTTGGCGTCTGCTTGGTCTTTCAGAGCTTGGTTTCGGTTTGCCCAGTTTGTGAAGCGCCCAGACGCGGCGTAGGATTTTCGCGATGATTGACTATGATGGGTCTTCGAATCGTGCGCCCCGATGGTTACTTGTCGCTTGTTAAATCGTATGTCGTCGCCCGAAATGGAATCGTCTTCCGATCCTGGTTCGCCTGACCGCCGGCAATTGCGCGACGAGAAGTTGGCCAGTCTGAAACGACTTGCTTACGGCGCCAGCCACGAGATCAACAACCCGCTGGCCAATATCGCCAGCCGTGCTCAAGCGTTGCTCGCTGATGAAACAAATCCCGATCGCCGGCACGAACTTGCCACCATCTACGCCCAAGCGATGCGTGGGCACGAGATGATCGCGGACTTAATGCTGTTTGCCCGCCCTCCCCTGCCGCAGCTCGCTGCGTGCTGCTTAGGCGATATTGCCGCCGACACGATGAGACAAATGCTCCCCGCAGCTCGTCAGCAGCACACCGTGCTGAAGTTAGAAGCGCCGGAGAACGAAATCAAACTCCACGCCGACGCCGCCCAACTAACGTTTGCATTATGTGCGATGATTCGTAATTCACTGGAAGCACTCCAGAAGGGTGGACAAATCGTGATCATCTTGGCAGAGTCCGCAGAGTCCGCCATCATGTCTGTGCAAGACGATGGTCCCGGCATTCCGACGGACGCGGTCGATGTGATTTTCGATCCATTTCACAGTGGACGAGAAGCTGGCCGCGGGCTCGGTTTCGGACTCACAAAATGTTGGACCATCGCCCAGGCCCATGGTGGCAACGCGTATATCGATTGCAACGCCGCCCCACTAGCCAAAGTCGTCCTCGAGATTCCCCTTTCGCCGCGCACCTGAAGATGAGTAAGTAACGGATGGACCACCCTTTTGGATGGCTTAGCCTTGTTCCTCCGTTAGCCGCGATCATTCTCGCAATTGTTACGCGACGGACGGTGCTCTCCCTCTTGATCGGCATCCTGGTTGGTGGTGTTATCCTCGCCAGCGGGAACCCGGTAACTGGAATCTGGATCGCGGTCAGCGAATTCATTTGGGCTAAGCTGACCGAGGGCTCCAAGCTACAAGTTTACGGCTTCACGATTTTGATCGGAGCCATGATCGGTTTGGTCTCTGCCTCTGGCGGCATCCGTGGCTTAGTGAACCTGATTGTGCCGTTTGCGAACACGCGTGTCCGCGGGCAAGTCACTACTTGGCTGATGGGGATGATCATCTTTTTTGATGACTACGCCAACTCGCTCTTGCTCGGTGGGACCATGCGCGAGGTAACCGATCGCCTAAAGATCTCACGCGAAAAGCTGGCCTACATCATCGACTCAACCGCAGCCCCCGTTTCCGGATTGGCCCTGATTTCAACCTGGGTGGCAACCGAAATCGGTTTCATTCAACTGGGTGTCGATCAAATCGACGCGGCCAATAAGCCGGAAGCGTTCCAGCTGTTCTTAGAGAGCATTCCCTACCGCTTTTACACGTTATGGGCATTGCTTCTGGTGCCGATGGTGGCCTTGATGCGGCGTGACTTCGGACCAATGCTGACCGCTGAGGTGAATGCGATCCGCAGCAATGAGGAAAGTGAGAAGCGTGCATCCGCATCCGACGAGAA
Protein-coding sequences here:
- a CDS encoding response regulator is translated as MKTVFTTGEAAKICKVSQQTIIRCFDSGQLKGFRVPGSRFRRIPRDQLYNFMRENGIPTDALESGKRKALIVDDDVDLVELLVDAFERDGRFDLRTANNGFDAGMLVKEFHPDIVVLDIMLPDINGKEVCQRVRMDKTMEDVKILCISGMIEQDKVADLMACGANEFMQKPFSVEALVDKACNMLDMESVNS
- a CDS encoding sensor histidine kinase; translation: MESSSDPGSPDRRQLRDEKLASLKRLAYGASHEINNPLANIASRAQALLADETNPDRRHELATIYAQAMRGHEMIADLMLFARPPLPQLAACCLGDIAADTMRQMLPAARQQHTVLKLEAPENEIKLHADAAQLTFALCAMIRNSLEALQKGGQIVIILAESAESAIMSVQDDGPGIPTDAVDVIFDPFHSGREAGRGLGFGLTKCWTIAQAHGGNAYIDCNAAPLAKVVLEIPLSPRT